From the genome of Nicotiana sylvestris chromosome 2, ASM39365v2, whole genome shotgun sequence, one region includes:
- the LOC138885513 gene encoding uncharacterized protein has protein sequence MRDCPNRDSGGMAQPANSATGSSMFVHPLEHESQSSAGRDRGRGRGSSSASNKNHSYALVGRQDQESSPDIVTCMLTIFSHDAYTLIDPGSTLSFITPFIARKFGIVPEILSDTFVVSTSVRVSIIARWVYRGCTVTVCSRQTSAELVELDMLDFDAIMAMDWLATCYCTVNYRAKTTRFHFPGKPVLEWVGNTATPRGRFISYLKVRKMIAKECIYHIVQVREADAEIPTLQSIPVVKEYADVFPDELPGVHLEREIDFGIDLLP, from the coding sequence ATGCGTGATTGCCCAAATAGAGATTCTGGGGGTATGGCACAACCAGCGAATTCAGCAACAGGATCATCTATGTTCGTGCATCCTTTAGAGCACGAGTCTCAGTCTTCTGCTGGTAGAGATCGAGGCAGAGGTAGAGGTTCCAGTTCAGCTAGTAACAAGAATCATAGCTATGCTTTAGTGGGTCGACAGGACCAGGAGTCTTCACCAGACATTGTGACATGTATGTTGACCATTTTCTCTCATGATGCTTATACCTTGATAGACCCAGGATCTACTTTATCATTTATTACCCCATTTATCGCGAGAAAGTTTGGTATAGTACCTGAAATATTAAGTGATACTTTTGTGGTATCTACATCGGTCAGAGTATCGATTATTGCTAGATGGGTTTACCGAGGTTGTACGGTGACAGTTTGTAGTCGTCAGACATCAGCCGAACTAGTTGAGCTAGATATGCtggattttgatgctatcatGGCCATGGACTGGTTGGCAACTTGTTATTGCACAGTTAATTATCGAGCAAAGACAACCAGATTTCATTTTCCAGGTAAgccagtccttgaatgggtaggtaatacagcgacacccagaggtaggtttatttcctatttgAAGGTgaggaaaatgatcgcaaaagagtgcatttatcatattgtcCAAGTTAGAGAGGCAGAtgctgagatacctacacttcagtCTATTCCAGTAGTCAAAGAGTACGCAgatgtatttccagatgaacttCCAGGTGTTCATCTagagcgagagattgattttggcatcgatttgcttccgtga